A genomic window from Bos javanicus breed banteng chromosome 13, ARS-OSU_banteng_1.0, whole genome shotgun sequence includes:
- the LOC133259159 gene encoding sodium- and chloride-dependent glycine transporter 1-like isoform X3, with the protein MVDKGAKGMLAMEEAGDASVSPGAGRGVNEWRRHTHSTPSVHPKMAAAQGPVDPSSPEQMSWRMISQPIHTGVEGTSHSLHPAEPGEAWAQGEAIPTRDITHEAYEDESENGFMPDEDHSLQRGNWGNQIEFVLTSVGYAVGLGNVWRFPYLCYRNGGGAFLVPYFVMLIFCGIPIFFMELSFGQFASQGCLGVWRISPMFKGVGYGMMVVSTYIGIYYNVVVCIAFYYFFSSLTSVLPWTYCDNPWNTPNCVSILENPNITKSTQPSAMLGNVSQALNQTLQRTSPSEEYWSFCVLNLSDDVGNFGEVQVHLLSCLLVSWVVVFFCLMQGIRSSGKVVYFTATFPYVVLTILFFRGVTLEGASTGIKYYLTPQWDKILEAKVWGDAASQIFYSLGCAWGGLITMASYNRFHNNCYRDSVVISVTNCVTSVYAGFVIFSVLGSMANHLGEDVSQVAEHGPGLAFVAYPEALTLLPIAPLWSLLFFFMLILMGLGTQFCLLETLVTAIVDEVGNQWILQQKIYVTFGVAVAGFLLGIPLTSQAGIYWLLLMDNYAASYSLVIISCIMCVSIMYIYGHQNYSEDIQMMLGFPPPCFFQICWRFISPTIIFLILIFLVIQYQPITYNQYRYPSWAEAIGFLMALSSVICIPFYALFHFRRTDGDTLLQRLKNSTKPSRDWGPALLKHRTGRYAPTIPPSPEDGLEFQPLHLDKAQIPMVGSNDSSRLQDSQMNTCMSLGNSEVPAPPSSTGCQGLPSRGP; encoded by the exons GCAATGGAAGAGGCAGGGGATGCATCAGTGTCACCCGGAGCTGGCAGAGGTGTGAATGAGTGGAGGAGACACACACACTCCACTCCAAGTGTTCACCCCAAGATGGCGGCGGCTCAGGGACCTGTGGACCCCTCCTCCCCAGAACAG ATGTCATGGAGGATGATCAGCCAGCCCATCCACACAGGCGTGGAAGGCACGTCCCATAGCCTGCATCCTGCTGAGCCTGGGGAAGCTTGGGCACAGGGCGAGGCAATCCCCACCCGGGACATCACCCATGAGGCCTATGAGGACGAGTCAGAG AATGGTTTTATGCCCGACGAGGACCACAGCCTCCAACGGGGCAACTGGGGCAACCAGATCGAGTTTGTACTGACGAGCGTGGGCTATGCCGTGGGCCTGGGCAATGTCTGGCGCTTCCCATACCTCTGCTATCGCAACGGGGGAG GAGCCTTCCTGGTCCCCTACTTCGTCATGCTCATCTTCTGCGGGATCCCCATCTTCTTCATGGAACTCTCCTTCGGCCAGTTTGCAAGTCAGGGCTGCCTAGGGGTCTGGAGGATCAGCCCCATGTTCAAAG gtgtGGGCTACGGCATGATGGTGGTGTCCACATACATCGGCATCTACTACAATGTGGTCGTCTGCATCGCCTTCTACTACTTCTTCTCGTCCCTGACGTCCGTGCTGCCCTGGACCTACTGTGATAACCCTTGGAACACGCCCAACTGTGTGAGCATATTGGAAAACCCCAACATCACCAAGAGCACGCAGCCTTCTGCCATGCTTGGCAACGTCTCTCAGGCACTCAACCAGACCCTCCAGAGGACAAGCCCCAGTGAGGAGTACTGGAG TTTCTGCGTGCTGAACCTGTCGGATGACGTTGGAAACTTCGGGGAGGTGCAGGTGCACCTCCTCAGCTGCCTCCTTGTCTCCTGGGTGGTCGTCTTTTTCTGCCTCATGCAAGGGATCAGGTCTTCAGGGAAA GTGGTGTACTTTACGGCCACATTCCCCTACGTGGTGCTGACCATCCTGTTCTTCCGTGGTGTGACCCTGGAAGGAGCCTCCACGGGCATCAAGTACTACCTGACTCCACAGTGGGACAAGATCCTGGAGGCCAAG GTATGGGGGGATGCCGCCTCCCAGATCTTCTACTCGCTGGGCTGCGCATGGGGCGGTCTCATCACCATGGCTTCCTACAACAGGTTCCATAACAACTGTTACCG AGACAGTGTGGTCATCAGCGTCACTAACTGTGTCACCAGTGTCTATGCCGGCTTCGTCATCTTCTCCGTCCTGGGCTCCATGGCGAATCACCTGGGTGAGGACGTGTCCCAAGTGGCAGAACACGGCCCAGGCCTGGCCTTCGTGGCATACCCAGAGGCCCTCACACTGCTGCCCATTGCCCCACTCTGGTCCCTGCTCTTCTTCTTCATGCTCATCTTGATGGGGTTAGGCACTCAG TTTTGCCTCCTAGAGACGCTGGTCACAGCCATTGTGGATGAGGTAGGGAACCAGTGGATCCTACAGCAAAAGATTTATGTGACCTTTGGCGTGGCTGTGGCTGGCTTCCTTCTGGGTATCCCCCTCACCAGCCAG GCAGGCATCTACTGGCTGCTGCTGATGGACAACTATGCGGCCAGCTACTCCTTGGTCATCATCTCCTGTATCATGTGTGTGTCCATTATGTACATTTACG GGCACCAGAACTACTCCGAGGACATCCAGATGATGCTGGGGTTCCCACCACCCTGCTTTTTCCAGATCTGCTGGCGCTTCATCTCACCAACTATCATCTTT TTGATTCTCatcttcctggtgatccagtaccAGCCAATCACCTACAACCAGTACCGTTATCCAAGCTGGGCCGAGGCCATTGGCTTCCTTATGGCTCTGTCCTCTGTTATTTGCATTCCATTCTACGCCCTGTTCCACTTCCGGAGAACAGATGGGgacaccctcctccag CGTTTGAAAAACTCAACAAAGCCAAGCAGAGACTGGGGTCCTGCCCTCCTGAAGCACCGAACAGGGCGCTACGCCCCCACCATTCCACCCTCCCCTGAAGATGGACTTGAGTTCCAGCCGCTGCACCTGGACAAGGCCCAGATTCCCATGGTGGGCAGTAATGACTCCAGCCGTCTGCAGGACTCCCAGAT GAACACCTGCATGTCACTCGGCAACTCTGAGGTCCCTGCACCTCCTTCCAGCACTGGCTGTCAGGGCCTGCCCAGCAGAGGCCCATGA
- the LOC133259159 gene encoding sodium- and chloride-dependent glycine transporter 1-like isoform X6 — protein MVGKGAKGMLQAMEEAGDASVSPGAGRGVNEWRRHTHSTPSVHPKMAAAQGPVDPSSPEQMSWRMISQPIHTGVEGTSHSLHPAEPGEAWAQGEAIPTRDITHEAYEDESENGFMPDEDHSLQRGNWGNQIEFVLTSVGYAVGLGNVWRFPYLCYRNGGGAFLVPYFVMLIFCGIPIFFMELSFGQFASQGCLGVWRISPMFKGVGYGMMVVSTYIGIYYNVVVCIAFYYFFSSLTSVLPWTYCDNPWNTPNCVSILENPNITKSTQPSAMLGNVSQALNQTLQRTSPSEEYWSFCVLNLSDDVGNFGEVQVHLLSCLLVSWVVVFFCLMQGIRSSGKVVYFTATFPYVVLTILFFRGVTLEGASTGIKYYLTPQWDKILEAKVWGDAASQIFYSLGCAWGGLITMASYNRFHNNCYRDSVVISVTNCVTSVYAGFVIFSVLGSMANHLGEDVSQVAEHGPGLAFVAYPEALTLLPIAPLWSLLFFFMLILMGLGTQFCLLETLVTAIVDEVGNQWILQQKIYVTFGVAVAGFLLGIPLTSQAGIYWLLLMDNYAASYSLVIISCIMCVSIMYIYGHQNYSEDIQMMLGFPPPCFFQICWRFISPTIIFLILIFLVIQYQPITYNQYRYPSWAEAIGFLMALSSVICIPFYALFHFRRTDGDTLLQRLKNSTKPSRDWGPALLKHRTGRYAPTIPPSPEDGLEFQPLHLDKAQIPMVGSNDSSRLQDSQM, from the exons CAGGCAATGGAAGAGGCAGGGGATGCATCAGTGTCACCCGGAGCTGGCAGAGGTGTGAATGAGTGGAGGAGACACACACACTCCACTCCAAGTGTTCACCCCAAGATGGCGGCGGCTCAGGGACCTGTGGACCCCTCCTCCCCAGAACAG ATGTCATGGAGGATGATCAGCCAGCCCATCCACACAGGCGTGGAAGGCACGTCCCATAGCCTGCATCCTGCTGAGCCTGGGGAAGCTTGGGCACAGGGCGAGGCAATCCCCACCCGGGACATCACCCATGAGGCCTATGAGGACGAGTCAGAG AATGGTTTTATGCCCGACGAGGACCACAGCCTCCAACGGGGCAACTGGGGCAACCAGATCGAGTTTGTACTGACGAGCGTGGGCTATGCCGTGGGCCTGGGCAATGTCTGGCGCTTCCCATACCTCTGCTATCGCAACGGGGGAG GAGCCTTCCTGGTCCCCTACTTCGTCATGCTCATCTTCTGCGGGATCCCCATCTTCTTCATGGAACTCTCCTTCGGCCAGTTTGCAAGTCAGGGCTGCCTAGGGGTCTGGAGGATCAGCCCCATGTTCAAAG gtgtGGGCTACGGCATGATGGTGGTGTCCACATACATCGGCATCTACTACAATGTGGTCGTCTGCATCGCCTTCTACTACTTCTTCTCGTCCCTGACGTCCGTGCTGCCCTGGACCTACTGTGATAACCCTTGGAACACGCCCAACTGTGTGAGCATATTGGAAAACCCCAACATCACCAAGAGCACGCAGCCTTCTGCCATGCTTGGCAACGTCTCTCAGGCACTCAACCAGACCCTCCAGAGGACAAGCCCCAGTGAGGAGTACTGGAG TTTCTGCGTGCTGAACCTGTCGGATGACGTTGGAAACTTCGGGGAGGTGCAGGTGCACCTCCTCAGCTGCCTCCTTGTCTCCTGGGTGGTCGTCTTTTTCTGCCTCATGCAAGGGATCAGGTCTTCAGGGAAA GTGGTGTACTTTACGGCCACATTCCCCTACGTGGTGCTGACCATCCTGTTCTTCCGTGGTGTGACCCTGGAAGGAGCCTCCACGGGCATCAAGTACTACCTGACTCCACAGTGGGACAAGATCCTGGAGGCCAAG GTATGGGGGGATGCCGCCTCCCAGATCTTCTACTCGCTGGGCTGCGCATGGGGCGGTCTCATCACCATGGCTTCCTACAACAGGTTCCATAACAACTGTTACCG AGACAGTGTGGTCATCAGCGTCACTAACTGTGTCACCAGTGTCTATGCCGGCTTCGTCATCTTCTCCGTCCTGGGCTCCATGGCGAATCACCTGGGTGAGGACGTGTCCCAAGTGGCAGAACACGGCCCAGGCCTGGCCTTCGTGGCATACCCAGAGGCCCTCACACTGCTGCCCATTGCCCCACTCTGGTCCCTGCTCTTCTTCTTCATGCTCATCTTGATGGGGTTAGGCACTCAG TTTTGCCTCCTAGAGACGCTGGTCACAGCCATTGTGGATGAGGTAGGGAACCAGTGGATCCTACAGCAAAAGATTTATGTGACCTTTGGCGTGGCTGTGGCTGGCTTCCTTCTGGGTATCCCCCTCACCAGCCAG GCAGGCATCTACTGGCTGCTGCTGATGGACAACTATGCGGCCAGCTACTCCTTGGTCATCATCTCCTGTATCATGTGTGTGTCCATTATGTACATTTACG GGCACCAGAACTACTCCGAGGACATCCAGATGATGCTGGGGTTCCCACCACCCTGCTTTTTCCAGATCTGCTGGCGCTTCATCTCACCAACTATCATCTTT TTGATTCTCatcttcctggtgatccagtaccAGCCAATCACCTACAACCAGTACCGTTATCCAAGCTGGGCCGAGGCCATTGGCTTCCTTATGGCTCTGTCCTCTGTTATTTGCATTCCATTCTACGCCCTGTTCCACTTCCGGAGAACAGATGGGgacaccctcctccag CGTTTGAAAAACTCAACAAAGCCAAGCAGAGACTGGGGTCCTGCCCTCCTGAAGCACCGAACAGGGCGCTACGCCCCCACCATTCCACCCTCCCCTGAAGATGGACTTGAGTTCCAGCCGCTGCACCTGGACAAGGCCCAGATTCCCATGGTGGGCAGTAATGACTCCAGCCGTCTGCAGGACTCCCAGATGTGA